A single region of the Cyclopterus lumpus isolate fCycLum1 chromosome 16, fCycLum1.pri, whole genome shotgun sequence genome encodes:
- the LOC117745596 gene encoding NLR family CARD domain-containing protein 3-like, whose protein sequence is MNSAQQLVRSQRDLLLKWTLDHPAPLLRWLHDAEVLSSAHYLSLLERSPSNGVAQALEMVCATEEGSQRFLQVLREVQDYYGRDLQVWVERHCRDEHVSKPLPEPVRAEEKKPKGPIAKLFKGKSRGFTLTTEVKAKEELKPSRSVKLANIRVPISAHKTTLLKRTEQLKCYSEGEGVASNSASHIEIRYTDLFVTEDDDLVDSSQHEYFDLASRRARIYVHQACQRIRPCHLLGPQATTGRPPKRVKVKGIAGIGKSVAVQRLVYEWAIGKTMREFTCIFDLRFRELNLIEAPLSLLELLGERFRYLKAALPDLFTSPSSLLFILDGLDEFKFPLDWSGPDKNIDVRSQVPVSELMLALIKGSLLPEASVILTTRPSTQAPKRFFQRCCVVLGFEEDQVKEYTTKFYKDREVAEKVYNYILNNDNLFVLSFIPLYCYIICTAMAEFFSQGYPDVGDSNSLELNPPRTISEVYFCYLFTAVKHHAQRGSAERGTPRSEVLSLAKQQLTNLGKLAYENLLQKKIMFSRADLESFGVTPADLQTTFLCHILQPLREETVEMFSFFHLTVQEHLAALYCAINLFSQEDIIQALDFWCFGIPPPSSTAAPLQNTDSTDKLESLQMFTRFFMGMLRARLAGQLDGLVMCPMERAGGVPGRLGLWFQDQFKGRKLKNRAALNLLHCLMEFHTKEATSMAAPEIKSLNLFKMKLSVVDCAAMHYVLQFSPHTLQELNLGYSNIGNRGLNRLGPILHRCESLYLRYNCLDKQAAILESTLLKSNECQVKKLFMCGNNLGPEGVLKLWNALEHNTTVEELYLDITGITERGTENIVACLSKNISLKTLTIVGNDIGEVGRSRLRELKQCRPGLRIIANFVDDLGLLQAYLDWVEEIRADRDQMDSVKNADALQSVLKGLQVAGEQVEEGQNAEKAKELRANIVELLKSSKNLIGERQVM, encoded by the exons ATGAACTCAGCTCAGCAATTGGTCCGGTCCCAGAGGGACTTGCTGCTGAAGTGGACTCTTGACCACCCAGCACCCTTACTGCGCTGGCTGCATGATGCCGAGGTGCTGTCCTCGGCCCACTACCTGTCTTTGCTGGAGAGGTCACCTTCCAATGGCGTGGCCCAGGCTCTCGAGATGGTGTGTGCCACCGAGGAGGGCAGCCAGAGGTTTCTGCAGGTGCTGAGGGAGGTGCAGGATTATTACGGCAGAGATCTGCAGGTCTGGGTGGAGAGACACTGCAGGGACGAGCATGTCAGTAAGCCATTGCCTGAGCCTGTGAGAGCGGAAG AGAAGAAGCCTAAAGGCCCCATTGCTAAACTGTTCAAAGGAAAGAGCAGAGGATTCACCCTGACTACTGAGGTTAAAG CTAAAGAGGAACTGAAACCCAGCAGGAGTGTAAAGCTGGCCAACATCCGAG TTCCTATTTCTGCCCATAAAACAACCCTTCTGAAACGCACAGAGCAGTTGAAGTGCTACTCAGAGGGCGAGGGCGTGGCTTCAAACTCAGCTTCTCACATCGAGATCCGCTACACTGACCTTTTTGTGACGGAAGATGACGACTTAGTTGACAGCAGCCAACATGAGTACTTTGACCTGGCGAGCAGACGTGCTCGCATCTATGTCCACCAGGCTTGCCAGCGTATCCGGCCGTGCCATCTGCTGGGACCCCAAGCAACAACGGGGCGGCCCCCCAAGCGGGTTAAAGTGAAGGGTATTGCTGGTATTGGAAAGAGCGTGGCAGTACAGAGACTCGTCTACGAGTGGGCGATTGGGAAGACCATGCGTGAATTCACTTGTATTTTTGACCTGCGCTTCAGAGAGCTCAATCTGATTGAAGCACCACTGAGCTTATTGGAGCTGCTCGGAGAACGTTTCCGGTACCTGAAGGCGGCTCTGCCGGATCTTTTCACGTCACCAAGCTCTCTGCTCTTCATCTTAGATGGATTAGACGAGTTCAAATTCCCCTTGGACTGGAGCGGTCCTGACAAAAACATTGATGTCCGTTCTCAGGTGCCAGTGTCAGAGCTGATGTTGGCTTTAATCAAGGGAAGCCTTCTCCCAGAGGCATCGGTCATTCTCACGACAAGACCGTCCACTCAAGCTCCCAAGCGTTTCTTCCAGAGATGTTGTGTGGTGCTGGGCTttgaggaggaccaggtgaaggaATACACCACGAAGTTCTACAAAGACAGGGAAGTTGCTGAAAAAGTCTACAATTACATCTTGAACAATGACAACCTTTTTGTGCTGTCCTTCATCCCTCTTTATTGCTACATCATCTGTACCGCCATGGCTGAGTTCTTCTCTCAAGGATATCCAGATGTCGGTGACTCAAATTCTCTGGAGCTAAACCCGCCCAGAACAATCAGCGAGGTTTATTTCTGCTACCTGTTCACGGCAGTCAAGCACCATGCGCAAAGGGGAAGTGCAGAGAGAGGCACCCCGAGATCTGAGGTTCTCTCACTGGCAAAGCAGCAACTGACAAACCTGGGGAAACTGGCTTATGAAAATCTTCTCCAGAAAAAGATCATGTTCAGTAGAGCAGATTTGGAGAGCTTTGGTGTTACACCTGCTGATCTTCAGACCACCTTTCTCTGTCACATCCTCCAGCCTCTCAGAGAAGAGACCGTggagatgttttctttcttccacttGACCGTTCAAGAACATCTGGCTGCGCTCTACTGCGCAATCAATCTCTTCAGCCAGGAGGACATCATCCAAGCTCTGGACTTCTGGTGCTTTGGGAtacctccaccatcctccacaGCTGCACCCCTGCAAAACACAGATAGCACGGACAAGCTGGAGAGCCTCCAGATGTTCACGCGCTTCTTCATGGGAATGCTCCGTGCTCGACTGGCAGGTCAGTTGGATGGCCTTGTGATGTGCCCCATGGAGCGAGCGGGTGGTGTCCCCGGCCGGCTAGGTTTGTGGTTCCAAGACCAGTTTAAGGGTAGGAAGCTCAAGAACCGGGCAGCCCTGAATCTCCTCCACTGCCTGATGGAGTTCCACACGAAGGAAGCCACCAGCATGGCAGCACCAGAGATCAAGAGTCTCAACCTGTTTAAGATGAAGCTGAGTGTCGTGGACTGTGCAGCTATGCACTACGTGCTGCAGTTCTCGCCTCACACGCTGCAGGAGCTCAACTTAGGCTACTCCAACATCGGAAACAGAGGACTAAACAGACTGGGGCCAATCCTACACCGATGTGAATCCCTCTA TCTGAGATACAACTGCCTGGATAAGCAAGCAGCTATTTTAGAATCAACGCTTCTCAAATCAAATGAGTGCCAAGTTAAGAAGCTCTT CATGTGTGGCAACAACCTGGGTCCGGAGGGGGTTTTGAAGCTGTGGAACGCGCTGGAGCACAACACCACTGTGGAGGAACTCTATCTGGACATCACCGGCATCACAGAGCGAGGAACAGAAAACATTGTCGCCTGCCTCAGCAAAAACATCTCTCTGAAGACACTGAC CATTGTTGGGAATGACATcggtgaggtggggaggagtAGGCTGAGGGAGCTGAAGCAATGTCGGCCAGGACTCCGAATTATTGCAAACTTTGTGGATGACCTCGGATTACTTCAGGCGTACCTGGACTGGGTGGAGGAGATCCGGGCAGACAGAGACCAGATGGACTCTGTGAAGAATGCCGATGCCCTGCAGTCGGTGCTGAAGGGGCTCCAGGTGGCAGGAGAACAGGTGGAGGAAGGACAGAACGCAGAGAAGGCCAAGGAGCTCCGGGCAAATATTGTAGAGTTGCTGAAGTCCTCCAAGAATCTAATTGGAGAAAGACAAGTTATGTAG
- the LOC117745597 gene encoding sialoadhesin isoform X1 → MHLDTFFLVCPLMFAASLWRRVQTVSPVPSVPDHVQALVGSCVVIPCSFTPLAPLRGRKEKVEVRVRFIGGGRFFPLRSTAFNSEDRGQVSWDFLGRTSLFGRTPEGDCSVKMERISQDDSRVFEIALKRGDDLLWGRPRSFNLDVLDTPEAPVISGVLSATEGQLVSLNCSVSYHCPSRPPALQWSWERGAQLNSTKPGEVHTLHPEPHRPMLLAPLSFTVSHQVKPRLRCEVSYPGAKAVAVSRDLHVTFSPKDVVVQVQSLIVQEGGGALLVCSCKADPPVTEYRWSYTQRSRTVHLHQRTHMVRVFNVTRDLRVHCTARNLIGRGDSRPTALNIQYKPAILRLFSTCVVEDLEVLCRCSVGSNPKPAVTWSVNGTVPPCDYNVSVTSEPDTLTATLRGRMDRPQTVICFAFNALGNDSLMLLQGGKEMAPLLWLVIPAVSICLVIFLLSLLFYCCRKRAGKHGLSRGPAVYPEGMGIYQDQMPLYINCTEVTHIYTNGSYQLVYQNCTPLFVHTKQIRPMGRRGGERRRGGEDGGIDRRAGFGVRGTREVQSTALADAETAIYLEIL, encoded by the exons ATGCATCTGGACACTTTCTTTCTAGTGTGTCCTCTTATGTTTG CAGCAAGTCTGTGGAGGAGGGTGCAGACTGTCTCTCCTGTTCCCTcagtccctgaccatgtccaaGCGCTGGTGGGCTCCTGTGTGGTGATTCCCTGCTCTTTCACACCTCTGGCTCCCCtcagggggaggaaggagaaggtggaggtcCGGGTGAGGTTCATAGGTGGTGGCCGCTTCTTCCCTCTCCGCAGCACCGCTTTTAACAGCGAAGACAGAGGTCAAGTGAGCTGGGATTTCCTGGGCCGGACGTCACTCTTTGGGCGAACCCCAGAGGGAGACTGCTCAGTGAAGATGGAGAGGATCAGCCAGGATGACTCACGAGTGTTTGAGATCGCTCTGAAGAGAGGCGATGACTTACTCTGGGGGAGGCCAAGGAGCTTCAATCTGGATGTTTTGG ACACCCCTGAGGCTCCCGTCATCAGTGGCGTGTTGTCGGCCACAGAGGGACAGCTGGTCAGCCTGAACTGCTCTGTCAGCTATCACTGCCCCTCCAGACCTCCTGCCCTGCAATGGAGCTGGGAGAGAGGAGCCCAGCTGAACAGCACAAAGCCTGGGGAGGTACACACACTCCACCCAGAGCCCCACAGGCCGATGTTACTGGCCCCTCTGTCCTTCACCGTGTCTCACCAGGTGAAACCCAGGCTCAGATGTGAAGTCAGCTACCCAGGAGCAAAAGCAGTGGCAGTTTCAAGGGATCTGCATGTGACGT TTTCACCAAAAGATGTAGTGGTTCAGGTCCAGTCCTTGATAGTGCAGGAGGGGGGCGGAGCCTTGTTGGTCTGCTCCTGTAAAGCTGACCCCCCGGTGACTGAGTACCGCTGGTCGTACACTCAGCGCAGCCGCACGGTGCACCTCCACCAGCGCACGCACATGGTCCGGGTGTTCAACGTGACCCGGGACTTGAGGGTCCACTGCACAGCACGGAACCTGATTGGTCGAGGAGACTCTCGGCCTACTGCGCTGAATATACAAT ATAAACCAGCCATTCTCCGGCTCTTCTCCACCTGTGTCGTGGAGGATCTGGAGGTGCTGTGCCGCTGTTCAGTTGGCTCCAACCCCAAACCAGCAGTCACCTGGAGCGTGAATGGGACTGTTCCGCCTTGTGACTACAACGTGTCAGTAACATCTGAGCCCGACACGCTAACAGCCACTCTGAGGGGCCGCATGGACAGACCTCAGACTGTGATCTGTTTTGCGTTCAACGCACTGGGAAACGACTCTCTGATGTTGCTGCAGGGAGGAAAAG AGATGGCACCGTTGTTGTGGTTGGTGATACCTGCTGTGTCCATTTGCCTGGTCATAttccttctgtctcttcttttttACTGCTGCCGAAAGAGAGCTGGAAA ACATGGCCTGAGTAGAGGTCCAGCCGTGTACCCTGAAGGAATGGGAATATATCAGGACCAGATGCCGCTTTACATTAACTGCACAGAAGTGACTCATATCTACACCAACGGCAGCTACCAACTCGTATACCAGAACTGCACACCTCTTTTTGTCCATACTAAGCAG ATCCGTCCAATGGGCAGAAGAGGtggggaaagaagaagaggaggagaggacggaggaATAGACAGACGAGCAGGTTTCGGAGTCAGAGGCACAAGAGAGGTACAGAGTACTGCTCTGGCCGATGCAGAGACGGCAATCTACCTGGAAATCCTTTGA
- the LOC117745597 gene encoding sialoadhesin isoform X2: MHLDTFFLVCPLMFASLWRRVQTVSPVPSVPDHVQALVGSCVVIPCSFTPLAPLRGRKEKVEVRVRFIGGGRFFPLRSTAFNSEDRGQVSWDFLGRTSLFGRTPEGDCSVKMERISQDDSRVFEIALKRGDDLLWGRPRSFNLDVLDTPEAPVISGVLSATEGQLVSLNCSVSYHCPSRPPALQWSWERGAQLNSTKPGEVHTLHPEPHRPMLLAPLSFTVSHQVKPRLRCEVSYPGAKAVAVSRDLHVTFSPKDVVVQVQSLIVQEGGGALLVCSCKADPPVTEYRWSYTQRSRTVHLHQRTHMVRVFNVTRDLRVHCTARNLIGRGDSRPTALNIQYKPAILRLFSTCVVEDLEVLCRCSVGSNPKPAVTWSVNGTVPPCDYNVSVTSEPDTLTATLRGRMDRPQTVICFAFNALGNDSLMLLQGGKEMAPLLWLVIPAVSICLVIFLLSLLFYCCRKRAGKHGLSRGPAVYPEGMGIYQDQMPLYINCTEVTHIYTNGSYQLVYQNCTPLFVHTKQIRPMGRRGGERRRGGEDGGIDRRAGFGVRGTREVQSTALADAETAIYLEIL, translated from the exons ATGCATCTGGACACTTTCTTTCTAGTGTGTCCTCTTATGTTTG CAAGTCTGTGGAGGAGGGTGCAGACTGTCTCTCCTGTTCCCTcagtccctgaccatgtccaaGCGCTGGTGGGCTCCTGTGTGGTGATTCCCTGCTCTTTCACACCTCTGGCTCCCCtcagggggaggaaggagaaggtggaggtcCGGGTGAGGTTCATAGGTGGTGGCCGCTTCTTCCCTCTCCGCAGCACCGCTTTTAACAGCGAAGACAGAGGTCAAGTGAGCTGGGATTTCCTGGGCCGGACGTCACTCTTTGGGCGAACCCCAGAGGGAGACTGCTCAGTGAAGATGGAGAGGATCAGCCAGGATGACTCACGAGTGTTTGAGATCGCTCTGAAGAGAGGCGATGACTTACTCTGGGGGAGGCCAAGGAGCTTCAATCTGGATGTTTTGG ACACCCCTGAGGCTCCCGTCATCAGTGGCGTGTTGTCGGCCACAGAGGGACAGCTGGTCAGCCTGAACTGCTCTGTCAGCTATCACTGCCCCTCCAGACCTCCTGCCCTGCAATGGAGCTGGGAGAGAGGAGCCCAGCTGAACAGCACAAAGCCTGGGGAGGTACACACACTCCACCCAGAGCCCCACAGGCCGATGTTACTGGCCCCTCTGTCCTTCACCGTGTCTCACCAGGTGAAACCCAGGCTCAGATGTGAAGTCAGCTACCCAGGAGCAAAAGCAGTGGCAGTTTCAAGGGATCTGCATGTGACGT TTTCACCAAAAGATGTAGTGGTTCAGGTCCAGTCCTTGATAGTGCAGGAGGGGGGCGGAGCCTTGTTGGTCTGCTCCTGTAAAGCTGACCCCCCGGTGACTGAGTACCGCTGGTCGTACACTCAGCGCAGCCGCACGGTGCACCTCCACCAGCGCACGCACATGGTCCGGGTGTTCAACGTGACCCGGGACTTGAGGGTCCACTGCACAGCACGGAACCTGATTGGTCGAGGAGACTCTCGGCCTACTGCGCTGAATATACAAT ATAAACCAGCCATTCTCCGGCTCTTCTCCACCTGTGTCGTGGAGGATCTGGAGGTGCTGTGCCGCTGTTCAGTTGGCTCCAACCCCAAACCAGCAGTCACCTGGAGCGTGAATGGGACTGTTCCGCCTTGTGACTACAACGTGTCAGTAACATCTGAGCCCGACACGCTAACAGCCACTCTGAGGGGCCGCATGGACAGACCTCAGACTGTGATCTGTTTTGCGTTCAACGCACTGGGAAACGACTCTCTGATGTTGCTGCAGGGAGGAAAAG AGATGGCACCGTTGTTGTGGTTGGTGATACCTGCTGTGTCCATTTGCCTGGTCATAttccttctgtctcttcttttttACTGCTGCCGAAAGAGAGCTGGAAA ACATGGCCTGAGTAGAGGTCCAGCCGTGTACCCTGAAGGAATGGGAATATATCAGGACCAGATGCCGCTTTACATTAACTGCACAGAAGTGACTCATATCTACACCAACGGCAGCTACCAACTCGTATACCAGAACTGCACACCTCTTTTTGTCCATACTAAGCAG ATCCGTCCAATGGGCAGAAGAGGtggggaaagaagaagaggaggagaggacggaggaATAGACAGACGAGCAGGTTTCGGAGTCAGAGGCACAAGAGAGGTACAGAGTACTGCTCTGGCCGATGCAGAGACGGCAATCTACCTGGAAATCCTTTGA
- the xrcc1 gene encoding DNA repair protein XRCC1: MPEIQLKHVVSCSTEDTTHKADNLLISDTYRKWKAARDGEKQISVILQFEKQEQVHSIDIGNEGSAFIEVLVGNSSAVRDQDYEVLLVTSSFMSPTESRNGTNMNRVRFFAPHQLQKSSAQEKWDRVKIVCSQPYSKNIAYGLAFVKFHSPPDKNDPPPTSSPKLTKLGQFNVKDESPSTSPSLQPGSLFFSRDNATKSSTPVKVSPQSERLSYAAAALQVGGGSHSSGQASSSSSASPQTPAKRKFEFSKERQSDSGPPPSKKTGPVGSLEGKAATPKHKPSPASTPSPGTAKASPAQKSADKKRESQSKPEPKPKQQKASGTQVPFKRMMEGVVFVLSGFQNPFRGELREKALDMGAKYRPDWTPDATHLICAFANTPKYSQVKSAGGIIVRKEWVMDCHKRKQKLPCKRYLMDGGESSSESEMEVDDQSEEEMNTKSPQKLQRQATSKKTPEKRKEDKEYAGSTDVEEPGGSDEESAVDTEDELQRVENESRQKKAAAEGKKVKQEDPYGGSTDENTDAEAEEDHPIPVLPDFLSGKHFFLYGKFPNNERRLLLRYIVAFNGLIEDYMTETVQFVVTSEGWHDSFEDALVENGNLNFVKPAWIYAINERQKILPYQPYTVVP, translated from the exons atgccaGAAATCCAACTCAAACACGTCGTGTCTTGCAGCACCGAGGACACC ACTCACAAAGCAGACAACCTGCTGATCTCCGACACGTACAGAAAGTGGAAAGCAGCACGAGATGGGGAGAAGCAGATCTCGGTCATTCTGCAG TTCGAGAAGCAGGAGCAGGTGCACAGCATTGATATTGGAAATGAAGGGTCGGCTTTCATTGAGGTGCTGGTGGGGAATTCTTCAGCTGTCAGAGACCAGGACTATGAG GTTCTCCTGGTCACGTCTTCCTTCATGTCCCCCACGGAGAGTCGCAACGGCACCAACATGAACCGGGTGCGTTTCTTTGCGCCTCACCAGCTGCAGAAGAGCTCGGCTCAGGAAAAGTGGGACAGAGTGAAAATTGTGTGTAGCCAGCCATACAGCAAG AACATAGCGTACGGACTGGCCTTTGTTAAGTTTCATTCGCCGCCTGACAAAAATGATCCCCCTCCAACATCCTCCCCG AAACTGACAAAGTTGGGACAGTTCAATGTGAAGGACGAGTCTCCTTCAACGAGTCCCAGCCTTCAGCCTGGAAGTCTCTTTTTCAGTCGGGACAATGCAACAAAGTCTAGTACCCCAGTCAAAG TGTCTCCTCAGAGTGAGCGGTTGAGTTACGCTGCTGCTGCCCTGCAGGTTGGTGGCGGCTCCCATTCGTCAGGCCAAgcgtcctcctccagctctgccTCACCACAG ACGCCAGCGAAGAGAAAATTTGAGTTCAGCAAAGAGCGTCAGTCTGACTCCGGCCCGCCGCCCTCGAAGAAAACAGGGCCGGTTGGCTCACTGGAGGGTAAGGCTGCGACCCCCAAACACAAGCCGAGCCCGGCCAGCACGCCGAGCCCCGGCACCGCCAAAG CTTCCCCGGCACAAAAGTCTGCTGACAAGAAGCGGGAGAGCCAATCCAAACCCGAGCCGAAACCCAAACAACAGAAAGCCAGCGGGACGCAGGTCCCATTCAAACGGATGATGGAGGGGGTCGTGTTTGTCCTCAGCGGCTTCCAGAACCCCTTCCGAGGGGAGCTGAGGGAAAAGGCTCTGGACATGGGAGCTAAATATCGACCCGACTGGACACCCGACGCCACACACCTCAT CTGTGCCTTCGCCAACACCCCCAAGTACAGCCAGGTGAAATCAGCAGGGGGCATCATCGTACGGAAGGAGTGGGTAATGGACTGCCACAAGAGGAAACAGAAGCTTCCCTGCAAACG GTATTTGATGGATGGAGGAGAGTCAAGCTCGGAGAGCGAAATGGAAGTGGACGACCAGAGTGAGGAGGAAATGAACACAAAG AGTCCACAGAAGCTGCAGAGACAAGCAACCTCCAAAAAGACACCAGAGAAGAGAAAGGAAGATAAAGAGTATGCCGGCTCCACTGATGTGGAAGAACCAG GAGGCAGTGATGAGGAGTCTGCCGTGGACACGGAGGACGAGTTGCAGAG GGTGGAGAACGAGAGCAGACAGaagaaagcagcagcagaggggaagaaggtgaagcaGGAGGATCCGTACGGGGGGTCGacagatgaaaacacagacgCCGAGGCTGAAGAGGACCACCCTATTCCTGTGCTACCAG ACTTCCTGAGCGGAAAGCACTTCTTCCTCTATGGTAAATTCCCCAACAACGAGAGGCGCCTGCTGCTGCGGTACATCGTTGCCTTTAACGG ACTGATTGAGGACTACATGACGGAGACAGTGCAGTTTGTGGTGACCAGTGAAGGGTGGCACGACTCCTTTGAAGAC GCGCTGGTGGAGAACGGCAATCTGAACTTCGTCAAACCAGCATGGATTTATGCAATCAATGAACGACAAAAGATACTGCCCTACCAACCCTACACGGTCGTCCCCTGA